The Gossypium hirsutum isolate 1008001.06 chromosome D07, Gossypium_hirsutum_v2.1, whole genome shotgun sequence genome includes the window TTATTATATGCGATCACACATCTTGTAAACAAGGTAAGATAATCGCACTAGGCTTCTTTCTAGTTTCCTTTCTTGATGAAAAGTCTTCTTTAGTCATACCACAATATTTGATGCACGAGATCACTTAAATAGTTGTACAGTAATTAGTCAAAAGATTTTCACGATACCGAATTCACAATAATTAATGATGAATACTTTATTTCACGATTTCCACGAatgtattacttttttttatatttctttcatttctagtccattatttaatattataagaaCATATAAAATCGTACATCAAGCTTTTCAAGAACTTTATCTTTATTCTTCCATTTCCTGACTAATTACGACCTTTATTCACACGGGTATTTATTTCacgattttcatattttaacataattttgctttatttacaatttagtctataaatattaaatcttaacAATTCAAAATAGTGCAGTTCATTGTGCAACTGTCATGCTTTTATTTGTATCTCATTTATCAGAATTGATAATTAAGTTCAATTTGAAGTTTTTGAAGCTAGACATCTCAtccttaatataaaaattatgatcaaaattttaaatcaagccaATTAATACGATTTTTTCTTCAAATCTTCCCATGATCTGTTGCTAGGTAGCTTTGACCCATCTCcgctaaaaattatttatatcataGTATCGATATCGtataatgtttttatttgttaCTATTAAAAATAgtgttattaatatttttaggCATATAAATATCAACtctgaattattattatttacaatttttaatgaattttcaaaatcagaataggggaacccaaaattaATCTGATCTTTtctcacttaaatttatttatctcataatattaaattttgattgcttacaccgtttcttctatattaaactagactcaataggcttcaatttcatgtttggttcaatatttaactcaatttctacaatttttggtgaattttcaaaattgaactactATTAATGctatccaaaattgttttagtcaaaattttaattattaccaCTCATATCACTCAAACCAACATTTAGCACTTATTTCACTTATCAACTATTCGATTCTTATACAAGATCATTTAATTGCACATAACATTATACTTttgattattattctatttagtacCTTAAAGCTTACATGTAAATTTAATTACATCATCACTTCACATACTATAATTCATATATCACAAATAGTGATGGATCAATGACAATGCCTGTCATCATTGAAACTCCACTGGCTACCAGCAACTTTTTTAGAAAGCGGATGACTCTTCGTCAATTTctgttttgagagtatttcagaataataaatgatttcacgaaTAGGTTTGGACCATTCGGAGCTGATTTCCTTATTATATTAAATGCTTGCAACCACTCTAGATATATCGTATTTAAGTTGTGACAGAGCAAATTGTCAATGTATCATAATGTTATATTTATGCTGAGACTGAAACCTTTATCATGTTGATGAAATTTACCTTTTACCgcctttattattaaatttagcaCTTATTTCACTTATCAACTATTCGATTCTTATACAAGATCATTTAATTGCACATAACATTATACTTttgattattattctatttagtacCTTAAAGCTTACATGTAAATTTAATTACATCATCACTTCACATACTATAATTCATATATCACAAATAGTGATGGATCAATGACAATGCCTGTCATCATTGAAACTCCACTGGCTACCAGCAACTTTTTTAGAAAGCGGATGACTCTTCGTCAATTTctgttttgagagtatttcagaataataaattatttcacgaaTAGGTTTGGACCATTCGGAGCTGATTTCCTTATTATATTAAATGCTTGCAACCACTCTAGATATATCGTATTTAAATTGTGACAGAGCAAATTGTCAATGTATCATAATGTTATATTTATGCTGAGACTGAAACCTTTATCATGTTGATGAAATTTACCTTTTACCgcctttattattaaattttctcAAATTGGATGGTCCCTATGAACGAATGCCACAATCCAACATTCGCGATCAACTATAGTAATAGGACAGAACAATATATAGATAAAACATTAATATTCCTAACACTGATGTTCATAGCCTCTCGCTCTATTATATACGTATTGTAGATAAGGTGAGTCAGCAACTATATGTACAGTAGATGTGAATCTTGTCATCATGTCCCATGACTCAAATGCAGAATCTTGGCAGGAGAGAAGTATCATAACTTTGGACCGATACATGTATGTTTAAACAAATGAAGGATATCTGAATAAGAAGAGAGAGATGTGAACAACCTCATTGCAGATTTCACGTGTGGGGGAGATTTTATGTGAAACCTCATTGTAGAAATGAGGGGAAAAGTGAAGGGAATCCTGATCTAAAAGCTTATCCCAACATGCCAGCTTAAAAGTATTTCACACACTTCGTGATATGtgcacacattttttttgtaacaAAATAAAAACCAGTCCTTAGGTTCCTAAGTAATTAACTTGCATATCCCATCATTGGTTTTTGCTTATGTTGTGTGTGAGAAAGGGAGTAACTGGGAAGATATAGACTGCGATTTTATTGCAGCTTTGATAGTGTGTACAGATACAAAAAAATCCCACTAACCCTTATATTGAAGAATTTAAACCCAAAAATCTAGATTGCAGAGATGTTCACGTAaagttatctttttattttaattttatttttctccaCCTCTCAATCGTATGAGACAGTAAAAGGGATGTGAAACGTTGGGACACCTTTACGTTGTgacaatgacatgaaaaaaaagCAAATTGCAGaccatatatatgatatatgtataattgtgtatatatatacaagagaATAATAATGTAGCAGTAGTTTCTGACATATACAGAGTTTCCAACTATCAAGTTGGCAACCAACTTTCTTGTTCTTCTATGTCTTTTAACTTCAAATACCTGTCTTCTCTTGAACTCACTTCCTAGTTGTATTTGAATTTGCATGCTTTATGATTTTGTGTTATCTAGGTTTAGAATTAAGGTATTTACAGATGATTCAATAAATGAGATTATCTGTGAGAGTGAGAGTATTTGAAGGTGACACGACAATCGAGGTTATAGGCATATCCTGAACTAAATTGCCCAAGGGCCAACGCCATGTTACCCTCTGTGTTTTCTTTCATTTAAGAACATGAATGATGGTCCTAGTTGTTACACATTCCCAGGTAACCGCAAGTCAAATAAGATTTTCTATTTGTGTGGTAAATTTGTTGGAAATATTCTTCAAGGGATTAAAATTATGGAAATGAATGCCTAAATAAGACGACATTCACAAAAGCTTTCCTTTGTGGAATGATGGTCCGAACAGGAAGAGGCTTTTTGGTTGGAAAATAAAGTCCCCATTGCTGATAACCCAATGATAAGAGGTATTTTATTCAAAGATAAAAATGATAaggggaagaaagaaaaaataatgataagaGGTATGATTGTTTGCCTCTACTTTGTTTTATCTTCTGAGTAGAAAGAAAATAGGGCAATCAAAAGCAAAAGATTTTCTTCATTTCAATTACACCCATCCAAGGTTTGGTAGCCTCACCCATCTGGATTCGGCTTTAGACAAAGTTTGTTATAATTTGGACTCCACTTTTagtcactaaaaattaattacaatttcaaaaatcaataaaaaggattttttagattttttggaatattctatttctttaaaaaaattagaaaaaagaactgaactttttagaattttcttaaatttaagaaattttagggtttttttatatattttatttgatattaatgtgatttataaacccataaaattaaaagcctaaatttaatcttaactaaaGTAGAGGGAGTATTccagtaagttaagtaaaatGGATGGACTAATTGATAGAATATGACCATTATAAGAACACAAAAATTTCCTATCGTCCTGACGGAAAAGCTAGCCTTGCTCTCATCTTCCCTCCACATCTTTTAAACAAATAGAAAAAACCTCTCCAACTTATACGACAACCCACACAccaaaaaaagggaaaaacacACTATATGGTAATGCATGTCATTTCATGGGGCTCACAAAAGCTGCAATGGGGAGACATACATGTAGTGGTGCCTCAGAACATTAACATATCTCAATActatttttgttatatattttttctttatctttAATGAAGTTAAGCAAGGAGCTTAAAGATGAATTACTTAATGGAAATAGTGGGTTTGCAACAAGATTAATAAGAAATTATATATGATGGCAATGTACATTTCCTATTAGGATACGACAATATTATTTGGTAATAATGAGACATGTTGGGTTGAATGCCAATCTTAAAATATGTCACCATGGTAACACAGTAATTAATAAGACATGTTTATGGTTCTCTCTCCTTCTCTCATGAATCTAGGGAGAAAGTGAAAGTGGTAACTCAAATATTTGCTTTGGTAAATTGCTTTTACAGATTAGAGAGCTCGTGTGaagtaaaagttaaaaaaagtaaatgaaCAAAAGGGGCCCTCCCATTGTGAACCCTTTCATGCACGACTGTTTTATAAATCTCAGTAGGCTATAGACTTGTCctttcctatatatatatatatataataataatgatctCTTTCTCATTTAACTCGGTATATCAATGGTCATCTTTCATTAAGAGCGTGATAGTGAGTGGGTCAACAAGAGAGAAAGCAAACTGAGAATAATGGAAAACCGCAAGGAAAAGAAGTCACAGTCCAAAAGAGGTTTATGGAAACCAGAAGAagacttgattttgaaaaattatgttgagACTTATGGTGAAGGCAATTGGGCTACCGTATCTAAACGatcaggtatatatatatatagatatatatatcgAATTATCAATTATATACATATAGCTCAGATGGAATGTTTGTACACGTTTTCAGGATTGATGAGAGGAGGGAAAAGTTGTAGACTTAGATGGAAGAATTACCTGAGACCAAATATCAAACGAGGTGGAATGTCCAAGGAGGAAGAAGACCTTATTATCCGAATGCACAAGCTTCTTGGTAACCGGTTAGtatttgctttctttcttttcctgCAAGGGATATTGGGATTGAGATTTGAATGAATGTTATCTTTTAAAGAATAATTGCACTTAGTAGTTTGAATTCTAAAATGACGTTAATGGTAGCATGGTTTATACTTTTGTCCAATGTTATATATTCATTTCGAGTTAGTGTATTTGatgattggttttttttttcctttttatgaaCTTAAACAATGTAGATGGTCTTTAATTGCTGGTAGACTTCCTGGTCGCACTGACAACGAGGTGAAGAACTATTGGAATACCCATTTGAACAAGAAAAGCCTtttaggaagaaaaagaaaaactattgACTCAAACAACCAACATAATGACAATATGGAGGACAATCATATAGAGAATCAGGATAGCAAGAAACCAAGGCAAGCACATGATTCTGATCATCACCCCATTTTCAACACAACTGATGGGTTTGATTTGGATGGAAACAAACAAGAGAAGGACGATGAGAGCGCCGCCGCATGGATGGAACGTGTGGTTCGGTTTTTCAATTATGAGTACGATTTGGATTACGAGATGGTAGGAACTCCATTGATGATGCATCCTGATTACTCAAATTTTGTGTTCGATGAAGAACCTTTCACATCCTACACGGACCCATTTGTTCTGTTTGAAGCATTTGGGACGGCAGATTGCGATGTGGGACTGGGAATCCAATCATTCTTGCCTTAGAGATTACAGCACTTACCTGGGCAGACCACTTTGCTTGCTTTTGCCACAGCTTTAGGCTTTTACCAGTTGGGTGCGTACTACCTTTTGAAAGCGGTATTTATGAGGACTTTGTTTTTAGGGTTAAGAAGTGAAGTGAGGATTATAATTTTAACTTATTTGTATTTTGATTCTAATGCTTTAAGTTAAAATTATAATTCTTTTCTTTTGGGAAAAGGTAATAGCTTGGGAGTCAATTTTGAGAATGGTTGTAATAAAGGAGTATGAACATTCATGCAATCTCAATCAACATCCGCAACCCAAAAAAGCTGAAAAGGAAAACAAGTACCTCCATAATCAAAAAAAGTAATCTTACTGTATTCTATAATTGGAACTTAAAAATCTGCAAATAATTATATATGGGATTAGTATCAAAAAGGCAAACAATGGGATATTCATCACTTCCAAACACTTAGATCTAAAAATATATGACAATAGGACAATAAAATTATACTACTTGATGGAACCTCTACAAGCACATAATTTGTCGGCATAAATTTGGTAACTCCTGCCATTTTTTTATccactttaaaccctaaatttgaaatttgtttttcatttaaGCTTGTTCTCTTAATGATCGTGGAAAAAGAGGGGATAATGTAACTTTTGACCCTTGAACTTGACAGCTAGggtcactttggtacctatataTTTTCAACTAAGTCAATTTTGATTCCTGAACTTGAAAAATCTAAAAGCTTGATGATGCAACACTCTAAAATTGTGCCACATAATCACTTGAAAAAAATAGACAATGATGTGCTACAATCTCAGAGTGTCAGTGTTTTTATAATCAAACTGGTGGTTGAACAAGTTTGACCAATTTACCCTTTTGTGGCAAAATTTCCTTTTCACCCCCTTTTCAACATTTTCTTCTCAAAGTTGATACTTAGAccaatttaagcccataattcatcataaatctTTATTATAACTCCATGAGTggtgaaaattatattttatctcttAACTCATCAAAATgagaaatttacaatttagttcttgtactactcaaaaaatttcaaattagtctcAAAGTTATTTTCATCACACCAAATCATATTCCAATTCATTTCATGTCAAATTAATCCATATGAatgaatattttctattttcagaTCATTTTTCTCATTAATCCTCATGCTTTTCAAAATTTGCAATTTAATCTTGTTTGTCATATTGTCACTTTTCCAACTCCTTTCACATAATTCCATATCCCATAGCAAACTCCTTTTATAAAATATCTTATTTGAATCATTCCATAAATTCTCataatttgcaatttaatccttatattcgAGTTTAAAATTTGGCCACATGCCATATCAAAAATTCCAAGGCGTTACAATCAATGTTAATAATCTCTATTTTTTTGTGATATTATTTAGATGCTATTTGTTTAAAAATTCTTAAGTGTCAAATGATATTTTTAgtggtaaattttaattttaattgttatataactataacactaattaaataataattaattttaaaaatatctattattaataaataattaatatactcAATTGCGTAGTTCAAACCAATAAATAAtctatgtaataataattattgatatgatttttctataataattaattaattaatattagttatttttaataCGTTGAATTCAACTTCAACTCAACTATATGGTTgaataaaaacttatttttatataatgttaatctaataatataatgaattaaaaaatgtgtttttatttattgaaaagtTTCTTCAAACTTGtacctatatatatacattatagaTTAGTTAGTCCTAATGGTTAATATCATTAATAACCTTGAAGACAATATTATTAGGGGGGACAGCTATGAAACTCGAACATAAACAGTAAGATAGACATgcataatatcaaaaataatatatcattaatttttttttattaaaatattgtgtaatcatatataattttaatgtacTAAGTGTCTTAAAAATAGACGGATtgctttgcttcttttttttttttttttttttttaagattacaAGACAATGGTCAACTTTTAATTTTGGTCCCTATACTATGGTAAAACTTGGATTTAATCTATATGCATAATTTGATGCCCTACTTTTATAATGTCTTTAGTTAGTCTAAATTGgtaatattattaactatttcAATTACAATGTTGAAAAAATAAAGGATTTCTAACCGTCTTCTTATCCTATAACGAACATAAATCAATTAGATGGCAAAAGATAGGATAGAGAGTCCGTTGATGAATCCGTCTATCTCCGAGGTATATATTCTTTTCTTACTATAATACCTTGTTTTGACTGTATTGCACTATGTATCATTTAATAACCGAATAGATCCCCTATCTTTGGTTCAAATCGAATTTGAAATGGAGGAATTTCAAGTATATTTAGAACTAAATAGATCCCGCCGACATGATTTCCTATACCCACTTATTTTTCGGGAGTATATTTATGCACTTGCTCATGAGCATGGTTTAAATAAatcaatgattttttttgaaaatcaaggTTATGGTAATAAATTCAGTTCACTAATTGTGAAACGTTTAATTCTTCGAATGGATCAACAGAATCGTTTGATTAGTTCTGCTAATGATTCCAACCAAAATCCGGTTTTTGGACACAACAATAATTTGTATTCTCAAATGATAGCGGCTAGATTTACAGTCATTGTGGAAATTCAATTTTCCTTATGATTAATATCTTACTCACAAGGGGCAGAAGCCGcaaaatctcataatttacaatcaaTTCATTCAATATATCCTTTTTTAGAGGACAAATTCTCACATTTAAATTATGTGTTAGAGGCATTAATACCTCATCCCATCTATCTAGAAATCTTAGTTCAAGCCCTTCGCTACTGGGTAAAAGATGCTTCTTCTTTGCATTTATTACGGTTCTCTCTCTACGAGTATTGTAATTTGAAGAGTTTTATTACTCCAAAGAAatctattttgatttttaatccAAGATTATTCTTGTTCCTGTATAATTCTCATAAATGTGAATACGaatctattttcctttttctccgTAATCAATCTTCTCATTTACGATCAACATCTTCTGGAGTCTTTCTTGAACGAATTTTTTTCTATGGAAAAATAAAGTATCTTGGCGAAGtcttttataatgatttttagaaaaacctATGGTTGTTCAAAGACccattcatacattttattagGTATCAAGGAAATGCAATTCTGGCCTCAAAGGATACGTCTCTTCTGATCAATAAGTGGAAATATTACTTCGTCGATTTATGGCAATATTATTTTTACTTGTGGTCTCAATCAGGAAGAGTCCGTATAAATCAATTATCTAAATATTCTCTCGACGTTCTGGGCTATCTTTCAAGTGTGCGATTAAATCCTTCAATGGTACGGAGTCAAACGCTAGAAAATTCATTTCTAATAGATAATGCTGTGAAGACGTTGGATACAAgaatttcaattatttagttCATTGGATCATTGTCTAAGGCAAAATTTTGTAACACATTAGGGCACCCCATTAGTAAGCCGACGTGGGCCGAGTCCCCCGATTCTGATATTATTGACCGATTTGTGCATATATCCAGAAATCTTTCTCATTATCACAGTGGatcttcaaaaaaaaagtttgtatcgAATAAAATATATACTTCGGTTTTCTTGTGTTAAAACTTTGGCTCGTAAACACAAAAGTATTGTCCgtgcttttttgaaaaaattaggtTCGGAATTTTTGGAAGAAATCTTTACGgaaacggaagaagagcatgttttTTTCTTTGATCTTCCCAAGAGGTTTTTTTGCTTTGCGAAAGTTCTATAGGGGACGAATTTGGTATTTGGATATTATTTGTATCAATGCTCTAGTCAATCATTCATGATTGGTTATGAATTATGTAAATTCAATTCTAGTATTAAATGTTCAGGCAGTAAGTATAAGAGGGGATTGGCCGAGTATTCTGTTTTTTAGAGTCCTTTTTAGGGAATAAACAGGGTTTTAGATGGATACATAGAGAAAGTCGTGTGCAATGAAAAATGCAAGCACGGTTTGGGGAGGGATTTttgattctttaaaattttttttcttaaaagacCATTCCAACAAAAGAAAAATTGTTTTATCACGAAAAGTTTAAATGGgtgattttaaaaaagaaatacatttaacattttcaacattATTTTAATCACTATTAAGtgcacatttttaaattttaaaatgacacaTCAGTGAGAATTTTAACATAGTAACAATTgagcttaaatttttaaaattgaaaagtaaATAGATTAATTAgagagaataaattttaaatataagaaGCGTAGAAAAAtgtaaaacaaattttaattcaatgcgaagatgaaaatatttatttattgagTTATTCCATTGGGCCATTAATAAGTGATCCAGCCAACTTTTTAGTTTGGGCTTAATTGAAAGGAGATCAAACTATAAATGGCCAACCCCAATAGAGTATCTGTAAAACCTTCAACAAACAGAGCCATTTTAACATTTGTGCCATTTATGTCTTTATAGTTAAAAGTTATTGTATAAATATAAATCCCGAGGGATTGGATTGATTTTGAAATTCTGGGTGGTCAGAGTTTTTAGGTTATTTCACTTTTGGTTTTGtaagttattttgtttaatgctcaaaaaatcaaaataatttcaacatccagtataaatggaattagatGGATACAAGGCAGCATTTGACATTTTATTTGTACAGGTACGACATTGTATATTTGGTGAAAGTTTAGGGATTAACTGTGACATTAACTCAAAGCAGAATAATGCTCCATTGCCCTCAAAGTTGAAGACATCATTATAACTTTCGACAAACAATTCTGCTTTGCTACGGGTGTGTTGGCAATGACTTGTGTGCATCAATCTTTTGCAAAAGCAAAGCCCAGCTTATTGCGGAACTAATAATTTTTTAGGGGATTCCCATTGTTATTCTGCCCTTTCAATTTCGTTTATCTATAGAAGTAATCATCGTAAACATAAGCAGGATACATGTAAAAACGTCGGTTGATGATCCCAATTTAAATCACTGGATTCTACAACGAGGCAGCAGCAAATTACTAGAATTGCTCAAGAGGGAGGTGTGTCTTTAGTTGCCTTGCATGATTCAAAAATGGCTACCTTAACCACAAATCTTGTTTTCTTGGCCCTTGCTAGTTGACCATGATTCCCAATGCATTCATTGAACCCCAGAAATCGTGCCAATCTCTCCATTGAGTAGACAAAATGAAACTAGAGATAAGAGGAAACTTGAAATAACAATTACTCTCTTCATTGAAGAGATGTTGAGAATTGATTTTTATTCCTGATAATAAAAGCCAACGTGGAACATATAAACATGAGTGTCCCATTCCTTTAATCAAAGACTCTCTATGTTCTGAGAATTTATTTTATGGACCTTCCTACTACATCATCCCTATGGCCACTGTGTGGTTTCAGGGATAAAGAAGTACCCCCAACAAGGTTAACCGTAATGGTTCCGCCAAGAAAACAACCAAGAAGTTGAACCTTGAAAGTGCCATTAGTGCTATGTACCGAAAGTTATCATTCTTCATCTTCTGCTTTTGAATGAATAGTCCCCTTTTAGTTGGGTAATGAATGAGATGGAGACGGGAATTCATGTGTTGTGCACaacatttgttttctttttcacaaatctAATTAAGAATTATACTAATTTTGTCTCTTTTTTTAGCAACTTTCTGGGTCAATGATGAATAGTTTTGGTCATGGTGTGGGTTTTTGCTAAATGAATTCCTTTTTGCATTTCTTGGATTCATTGGAGATCTGTTAACACTTATGGCTGAGCGATATTTTCAGCCCTTCCTTATGGCATGGGCGATGAATCTTTTAGGGTTTTGAGCCAGCAAATGAAATATTATTCAAGCGACCCTAATGTTGATGGGATAAATCAACTAACCATTTAtgattttctttgtaatttacAATTATGAGCGTATACTTTCTAATTCTACTttaactctttcttcttcttctttcctatTCCATCTGAAGCTATTGCCAATCTCTTTTTATTTAAATAcggtattaaatatttttaatatatccagtcctgaaattttattttatttgttgttgCTGCAACACTTGGGACTTTTTGTTCAATCATGGTGTGTTGTTGCTTCCTTGTTGAGTTTCTTGCACACGCATTTAAAAAGCAATGGCATTGTTCAATTTATTTGGCTTTGGTTGGTTAAAGAAAGTGTACAGTTTTGATGAGTTGGAAATACTCTCTAATTATATTTGAGTTCCGAATGCTTAACATTTAGGGGCTAAGTGCTTCATTTTTGTTTTGATGGTGTAgtggtttttataataataaagacTTCATTGCAGAAACATCTTAATAAAACTCAAAGATAAGAAATTAACATAAGACTACAAATACTTCAAAAATTCAACACGAATTTTCTGTAAAGCAAGTCAGAGACTTTATCCacatcatttcaatatatataattacttaaTGGACTTAAGCAATTGAGATGATTTTGGCTTTTCCTTTCTTAAAGTGATTAGAGATTCCTTTCggcttgaatttttatttattttcacccTCTTTTATAAGATTATCATCATTGcttcatatttatttaattattcacctcttcatattttctaatttaaaaataaaacaattatcaCTCAGGTAACAAAAACATAAAGCATTCAAAATTCTTGATTAGTAGAATTCATCTCATTCTTCTTGAGCTCATGATTCTTAGAGACACATAATTTTGTCAATTCTTTTTCAACTTCCATATCTCCTTCATATAAAATCTTTGGACAAAggactttttataattaaatcataagCAAATCGAATCATATGATTACAGAATACAATTTTAGCCTCTGTATTATACTATTGTGAAAACTTAGCAGCATTATCACCGTGCATGTTCTTTTTAGCATCTTTAATCCATCTGCGATATATATAATGctaaaaaaatttcttaacatTTTTAACACTAAGAATCCGTAAAGTATGAGAGCAAAGATAGACACAAAACTCGAACTTCTTTCAAGTACAATGAATCTCCATGGTAGCTTTTTTAAATTGAACTGTTCGGACTCTTGAACTATTTTCACCTATATATCATCACTTTGAAAGTATAAATTCTACCATTTTGTGCAACTTCTATCCATATATTGAATACgtttttcaacttattttaaatttattgggaaacatttattt containing:
- the LOC107956574 gene encoding transcription factor MYB82, whose translation is MENRKEKKSQSKRGLWKPEEDLILKNYVETYGEGNWATVSKRSGLMRGGKSCRLRWKNYLRPNIKRGGMSKEEEDLIIRMHKLLGNRWSLIAGRLPGRTDNEVKNYWNTHLNKKSLLGRKRKTIDSNNQHNDNMEDNHIENQDSKKPRQAHDSDHHPIFNTTDGFDLDGNKQEKDDESAAAWMERVVRFFNYEYDLDYEMVGTPLMMHPDYSNFVFDEEPFTSYTDPFVLFEAFGTADCDVGLGIQSFLP